A genomic segment from Frateuria edaphi encodes:
- a CDS encoding DUF3309 family protein, translated as MLVTILVILVILALLGLPTWGYSRSWGYGPSGGLGLIIVIVIVLWLLGVFH; from the coding sequence ATGCTGGTTACCATCCTGGTCATCCTGGTGATCCTCGCGCTGCTCGGCCTGCCGACCTGGGGTTACTCGCGCTCCTGGGGCTACGGCCCCAGCGGTGGCCTGGGCCTGATCATCGTGATCGTGATCGTGCTTTGGCTGCTGGGCGTCTTCCACTGA